From the Malaclemys terrapin pileata isolate rMalTer1 chromosome 13, rMalTer1.hap1, whole genome shotgun sequence genome, one window contains:
- the LOC128847273 gene encoding olfactory receptor 6N1-like, which yields MADTDWRNQTTIAEFILLGFGELSDFQILLFLMFLVIYIATVAGNTLIVVLVVTDQHLHTPMYFFLGNLSYLETCYTSTFLPRLLASLLTGDRTISVSGCFTQLYFFGSLAATECYLLAAMSYDRYLAICKPLHYSTLMNNRFCLQLATGSWLNGCLAITIFVLFLSQLIFCGPNDIDHFYCDPIPLMELSCSDAHLTILLDFILACVFTLPPFLLTLTSYVCIIATILNIPSTTGRQKAFSTCSSHLTVVTIFYGTIIIVYMLPKRNTLRDLKKVLSLSFTVLTPFVNPLIYSLRNREVKEALIKAFSKCGFHKNMQRL from the coding sequence ATGGCAGACACAGATTGGAGAAACCAAACGACCATCGCAGAATTTATCCTCCTGGGATTCGGGGAACTTTCTGACTTTCAAATTCTTCTTTTTCTAATGTTCCTAGTGATCTATATTGCAACCGTGGCTGGGAACACTCTCATCGTGGTGCTTGTTGtgactgatcagcaccttcacacccccatgtacttcttcctgggcaaCTTGTCCTACTTGGAGACCTGCTATACCTCGACCTTCCTGCCCAGGTTACTGGCCAGTCTCCTGACGGGGGACAGAACCATCTCAGTCAGTGGATGCTTCACACAACTGTACTTCTTTGGTTCTCTGGCAGCTACAGAATGCTATCTCCTAGCAGcaatgtcttatgatcggtatttagcaaTATGTAAACCCCTGCACTATTCAACTCTTATGAATAACAGGTTTTGCCTCCAGTTGGCTACTGGGTCGTGGTTAAATGGTTGTTTGGCTATTACCATCTTTGTCTTATTCCTATCACAGTTAATATTCTGTGGCCCGAATGACATTGACCATTTCTATTGTGATCCCATCCCACTGATGGAACTCTCTTGCAGTGACGCACACCTGACCATATTGCTGGATTTCATACTAGCCTGTGTATTCACCCTGCCTCCATTCCTACTAACTCTGACATCCTATGTGTGTATCATCGCCACCATCCTGAACATCCCTTCCACCACCGGGAGACAGAAggcattttccacctgctcctctcacctcactgtggtgacaattttctatggaACCATAATCATTGTCTACATGCTACCAAAACGTAATACACTCAGAGATCTGAAGAAAGtgctctctctttccttcacAGTCCTAACTCCCTTTGTAAACCCCCttatctacagcctgagaaacagagaggtcaaggaagcCTTGATCAAAGCATTCAGTAAATGTGGTTTTCACAAAAACATGCAGAGACTCTGA